A single window of Acetohalobium arabaticum DSM 5501 DNA harbors:
- the ruvX gene encoding Holliday junction resolvase RuvX — protein sequence MSRILGLDFGDKRIGAATSDALGWTAQGKKVIQNTSWEEVVAEINSLIEQYDVGKVVVGLPKNMNGTLGPRAEKTLDFVEQLKEEIEPPIITWDERLSTAAAERTLLKADVSRAKRKDVIDKMAAVVILQSYLDAQSS from the coding sequence TTGTCTCGGATACTTGGATTGGATTTTGGAGATAAGCGGATAGGAGCTGCAACTAGCGATGCTTTAGGCTGGACTGCTCAGGGGAAGAAGGTAATTCAGAATACTTCCTGGGAGGAAGTAGTAGCTGAAATAAATTCTTTGATTGAGCAGTATGATGTTGGGAAGGTAGTTGTAGGTCTACCCAAGAATATGAATGGAACCTTAGGACCTAGAGCTGAAAAGACTCTGGATTTTGTAGAACAGCTTAAAGAAGAGATTGAACCTCCTATTATTACCTGGGATGAGAGATTATCTACTGCTGCAGCTGAAAGAACACTGCTTAAGGCAGATGTCAGTAGAGCAAAGAGAAAAGATGTTATTGATAAGATGGCAGCAGTAGTTATCTTACAGAGTTACTTAGATGCTCAATCGAGCTAA
- a CDS encoding DUF1292 domain-containing protein, translated as MAEEGMIREFDPEEGVVVLEEMDGEEIEFSIEEEVEIDDDKYFILVREDELDVGEGYALRLDKDDNGDLILVPVDSDEELVKVQTALENMN; from the coding sequence ATGGCTGAAGAAGGAATGATTCGAGAGTTTGATCCAGAAGAAGGTGTTGTTGTTTTAGAAGAAATGGATGGAGAAGAGATTGAGTTTTCCATTGAGGAAGAAGTAGAGATTGATGATGATAAGTATTTTATTCTTGTTAGGGAAGATGAATTAGATGTTGGGGAAGGATATGCCTTACGATTGGATAAGGATGATAATGGCGACTTGATTCTGGTTCCGGTTGATAGTGATGAGGAGCTGGTGAAAGTTCAGACGGCTCTGGAGAATATGAACTAA
- a CDS encoding DUF4258 domain-containing protein: MLLAECFLDDHYFRIESTTHAMDRIKERSIDISLVTSIILNLGNKLLDYNDTGDEVAVVDQKNNLAVIIEVREGKAVVITVIDRANIHIKDGTLLEEIA, translated from the coding sequence ATGTTATTAGCGGAGTGTTTTCTGGATGACCATTATTTTAGAATAGAAAGCACAACACATGCAATGGATAGAATAAAGGAACGCAGTATAGATATTAGCCTGGTAACCAGTATTATTTTGAATTTAGGTAATAAGCTGTTGGATTATAATGATACAGGTGATGAAGTAGCAGTTGTCGATCAGAAGAATAATCTGGCTGTAATTATCGAGGTGCGTGAAGGTAAAGCGGTGGTAATTACAGTGATTGACCGGGCTAATATACATATTAAAGATGGAACACTATTAGAAGAGATTGCTTGA
- the mltG gene encoding endolytic transglycosylase MltG: MFDFQSRNRNLAAVVIMILFILTLTSISYLQKWTGPVDRGAVSAYEVEVKSGASSGQIANLLFEKKLIRHPFLFKALVRFKGVENKLRAGYYRLSTGMSIDEMIDKLVSNEVITYQVTIPEGYTVEEIGDKLSKKAGFSKKQFLTVAEELKAEFSFAEEIDVKHRKYPLEGYLFPETYSIPKGTAPENIIKLMVGQFKEKLIDKLITEVKQSKYSLDEIITIASLVEAEVKYDKERRLIAGVIHNRLNKNMLLQIDATIQYILPEHKEQILYKDLALDSPYNTYQRLGLPPGPINNPGLASIRAALNPAETDYLYYFALEDGSHKFSETYQEHLRLQNKLKY, from the coding sequence TTGTTTGATTTTCAATCGCGTAATAGAAATTTAGCAGCTGTGGTGATTATGATTCTTTTTATTTTAACGCTGACTAGCATTTCTTATCTCCAGAAATGGACAGGGCCGGTGGATAGAGGAGCGGTTTCTGCTTATGAAGTTGAGGTTAAGTCAGGGGCTAGCAGCGGTCAGATAGCTAACTTGTTATTTGAAAAGAAATTAATTAGACATCCGTTTCTTTTTAAGGCATTGGTTAGATTCAAGGGAGTTGAGAATAAGCTGCGGGCGGGCTATTATAGATTAAGCACAGGTATGTCGATTGATGAAATGATAGATAAGTTAGTTAGTAATGAGGTGATTACTTATCAGGTAACTATTCCGGAAGGATATACTGTCGAAGAGATTGGGGATAAATTATCTAAAAAGGCTGGCTTTAGTAAGAAGCAGTTTCTTACGGTAGCGGAAGAATTAAAGGCTGAATTTTCTTTTGCCGAAGAGATAGATGTTAAGCATCGGAAATATCCGTTAGAGGGCTATCTGTTTCCGGAGACTTACTCAATTCCGAAGGGGACTGCTCCGGAGAATATAATTAAGTTGATGGTGGGGCAATTTAAGGAGAAGTTAATTGATAAATTAATAACAGAGGTGAAGCAGAGCAAGTATAGTCTGGATGAGATAATAACAATTGCTTCTTTAGTGGAAGCAGAGGTAAAGTATGATAAGGAGCGGCGGTTGATTGCAGGCGTGATCCATAACCGGCTGAATAAAAATATGTTACTCCAGATAGATGCTACTATTCAATACATTCTGCCGGAGCATAAAGAGCAGATTCTTTATAAAGATTTAGCTTTGGATTCGCCGTATAATACCTATCAACGTTTAGGCTTACCGCCGGGGCCGATCAATAATCCGGGGCTGGCTTCGATTAGGGCAGCACTCAATCCTGCTGAGACGGATTACTTATATTACTTTGCTTTAGAGGATGGGAGCCATAAATTTAGTGAGACTTATCAGGAGCATCTGCGGCTGCAGAATAAGTTGAAATATTAA
- a CDS encoding O-methyltransferase produces the protein MSKNILTDFVQDYIEEINPEPTGELKRLEEEALGKNIPIITPEIGQFLSLLIDIHRPERILELGTATGYSTAWLAKDNDCEIVTIELKEREAKVARKNFKELGLEDRVELLVGDAVEVMDELEEKFDFIFIDAAKGQYVEFLKQSLKVVKEGGLIVADNILFKGMIANDDLMHPRYDTLTYRIREYIDEVMNHPELKSSILPLGDGLAISMKLGKEE, from the coding sequence ATGAGCAAGAATATCTTAACTGATTTTGTACAAGATTATATAGAAGAGATTAATCCTGAACCGACGGGGGAGTTGAAGCGATTAGAAGAGGAAGCGTTAGGGAAGAATATACCGATTATTACGCCGGAGATTGGTCAGTTTTTATCGCTGTTGATTGATATTCATCGGCCGGAGCGGATTCTGGAATTGGGAACGGCTACGGGATATTCGACGGCCTGGCTGGCTAAGGATAATGATTGTGAGATAGTAACGATTGAGCTTAAGGAGCGGGAGGCTAAGGTAGCGCGGAAGAACTTTAAGGAGCTGGGATTGGAGGATAGAGTTGAGCTTCTAGTTGGTGATGCTGTGGAAGTTATGGACGAGCTGGAGGAGAAGTTTGACTTTATCTTTATCGATGCAGCTAAAGGACAGTATGTAGAATTTTTGAAGCAATCGCTCAAGGTAGTAAAGGAAGGCGGTTTGATTGTGGCGGATAATATCCTATTTAAGGGTATGATTGCTAATGATGACTTGATGCATCCCCGCTATGATACTTTGACTTATCGAATCCGGGAGTACATAGATGAAGTAATGAATCACCCTGAGCTTAAGTCATCGATTCTACCGTTAGGTGACGGCTTAGCAATTAGTATGAAATTAGGCAAGGAGGAGTAA
- a CDS encoding peptidase U32 family protein: protein MEDVPELLAPAGNLEKLKIAVLYGADAVYVGGELYNLREAADNFTIEDLQEGLEFAHKRGVKVYVTVNMIPHNENLKDLPEYIAKLDGIGVDAVIVADPGVLSIVREAAPEMEIHLSTQANNVNWRSLQFWQKQGVERVILARELSINEMKEINKRVDVDTEAFIHGAMCISYSGRCLLSNYMINRDANRGECAQSCRWEYTLMEAERPGEYHPIVEDENGTYIFNSKDLCMIEHIPELMATGVSSFKIEGRMKSLHYVATVVNTYRQALDEWAEDPENYTFKEEWLDELKKISHRHYTTGFYFDQPGAEGQNYETSSYVRDYDFMGIVQEYLPETEEAVIEVRSKFFEGDEVEIFGPKTDSFIEELEYIKNEEGERILDAPHPHQLITVKVEEPVEKYDLVRREKRDE from the coding sequence ATGGAAGATGTACCGGAATTGTTAGCGCCGGCAGGAAATTTGGAGAAGTTAAAGATTGCTGTTCTGTATGGTGCTGATGCTGTTTATGTCGGCGGTGAGCTGTATAATCTAAGAGAGGCTGCTGATAACTTTACGATAGAGGATTTACAAGAGGGATTAGAGTTTGCCCACAAACGGGGCGTGAAGGTCTATGTAACGGTGAATATGATTCCGCATAATGAGAATTTAAAGGATCTACCGGAGTATATAGCCAAGCTGGATGGGATCGGTGTTGATGCTGTGATTGTGGCTGACCCCGGCGTGTTGAGTATTGTGCGGGAAGCAGCGCCTGAGATGGAGATTCACCTCAGCACACAGGCCAATAATGTTAACTGGCGCAGCCTTCAGTTCTGGCAGAAGCAGGGCGTGGAGAGAGTAATTCTGGCCCGCGAGTTGAGCATTAATGAGATGAAGGAGATCAATAAACGCGTCGATGTTGATACGGAGGCCTTCATTCACGGCGCAATGTGTATCTCTTATTCCGGGCGCTGTCTGTTGAGTAACTATATGATCAACCGCGATGCCAACCGCGGTGAGTGTGCCCAGTCCTGCCGCTGGGAGTATACCTTGATGGAAGCAGAGCGGCCGGGCGAGTACCATCCTATAGTTGAGGATGAGAACGGGACCTATATCTTTAACTCCAAGGACCTCTGTATGATCGAGCATATTCCTGAGCTGATGGCAACAGGAGTTAGTAGCTTCAAGATAGAGGGCAGAATGAAGAGTCTGCATTATGTAGCAACGGTAGTCAATACTTATCGGCAGGCATTAGATGAATGGGCGGAAGATCCGGAGAATTACACTTTCAAGGAAGAGTGGCTGGATGAGCTAAAGAAGATCAGTCACCGTCACTATACTACCGGCTTCTACTTCGATCAGCCGGGAGCGGAAGGACAGAATTATGAGACTTCCTCTTATGTGAGAGATTATGACTTTATGGGTATCGTCCAGGAGTATCTGCCGGAGACGGAAGAGGCGGTAATTGAAGTGCGGAGCAAGTTCTTTGAGGGGGATGAAGTAGAAATTTTTGGTCCTAAAACAGATAGTTTCATAGAAGAGTTGGAGTATATCAAGAATGAAGAAGGCGAACGAATTCTTGATGCACCGCATCCGCATCAGTTGATTACAGTTAAAGTAGAAGAACCGGTTGAGAAGTATGATCTAGTGCGGAGAGAGAAGAGGGATGAATGA
- a CDS encoding DUF4911 domain-containing protein, whose translation MDTLLIKLEVEKPQMSYVNNILKAYEGLAMVTIIGGDTGKMELQVPPSTKEDVLAILDDLADKIELEITYIEDEE comes from the coding sequence ATGGATACGCTATTAATTAAGTTAGAAGTAGAGAAACCGCAGATGTCTTATGTGAATAATATTCTCAAAGCCTACGAAGGATTGGCTATGGTAACGATAATCGGCGGCGATACCGGCAAAATGGAACTGCAGGTGCCGCCGAGTACGAAGGAAGATGTGCTGGCAATTTTGGATGATCTGGCGGATAAGATAGAACTGGAGATAACATACATAGAAGATGAAGAATAA
- a CDS encoding 4Fe-4S binding protein: MRQKGLAGTIGKWSWILIVAFLGIGWKYPVIGSIALVCMLAPAITAAWKGGRIWCGSFCPRGSFNDNLLSKISRSIEIPKFIRTVWFRIGFALFLVYNFVVGIINAQGDLIKIGFVFYKIILITSIITVILGIMYHERTWCSFCPMGSLSALITKIRRRWFEQDKRIIVNENTCVDCSVCAKDCPMDLKPHDFVKSNDKDLDCIHCEKCVYNCPVDALTRN; this comes from the coding sequence ATGAGACAAAAAGGATTAGCTGGTACAATTGGTAAGTGGAGCTGGATCTTAATTGTAGCTTTTTTAGGTATTGGGTGGAAATATCCAGTCATTGGTAGCATAGCTTTAGTATGCATGTTAGCTCCGGCAATAACAGCTGCCTGGAAGGGCGGTAGAATCTGGTGTGGTTCTTTCTGTCCCCGCGGTAGCTTTAATGATAATCTATTAAGCAAGATTAGTCGCAGTATAGAAATTCCTAAGTTTATTAGAACAGTCTGGTTTAGAATTGGTTTTGCTCTATTTTTAGTCTATAACTTTGTAGTAGGTATCATCAATGCTCAGGGAGATTTAATCAAGATCGGCTTTGTCTTTTATAAAATCATTCTAATAACATCAATTATTACAGTCATTTTAGGCATTATGTATCACGAAAGAACTTGGTGCTCTTTCTGTCCTATGGGGTCTTTATCAGCTTTGATAACTAAAATTAGACGTAGATGGTTTGAACAGGATAAACGAATTATAGTTAATGAAAATACATGTGTTGACTGTAGTGTTTGTGCTAAAGACTGTCCAATGGATTTAAAACCACATGACTTCGTTAAGAGCAATGATAAAGATTTAGACTGTATACATTGTGAAAAATGTGTGTATAACTGTCCAGTAGATGCTTTAACAAGAAATTAA
- a CDS encoding DUF2284 domain-containing protein — MNTELKEKLISKAEEMGVVDIVSFTVDQIEFDSRTLLKCMFGCEDWGNGNTCPSRPGSLKPWEYRKIFEEYSWGVIVHTNDKKLSQKISYELEELAFREGCYFAFSLSDCALCSECAGFNDESCRFPKQARPAFHSVGIDVFKTVRKFGLPIETLKKADEEKNWYSAVFVK; from the coding sequence GTGAACACTGAATTAAAAGAGAAATTAATTTCTAAAGCTGAAGAGATGGGAGTAGTTGATATAGTTTCCTTTACTGTTGACCAGATTGAATTTGATAGCAGAACCTTATTAAAGTGTATGTTTGGTTGTGAGGATTGGGGTAATGGTAATACCTGTCCTTCGCGTCCTGGTTCATTGAAGCCGTGGGAGTATCGTAAAATATTTGAAGAGTACAGTTGGGGCGTAATTGTTCATACTAATGATAAGAAGTTATCACAGAAGATATCTTATGAATTAGAAGAGTTAGCTTTTAGAGAAGGATGCTATTTTGCCTTTTCCTTAAGTGACTGTGCTCTCTGTAGTGAGTGTGCTGGTTTCAATGATGAATCCTGTCGTTTTCCAAAACAGGCACGTCCAGCTTTTCACAGCGTGGGGATTGATGTCTTCAAAACAGTAAGAAAATTTGGTTTACCGATTGAGACTTTAAAGAAGGCAGACGAAGAAAAAAATTGGTATTCAGCTGTCTTTGTAAAGTAA
- the sigK gene encoding RNA polymerase sporulation sigma factor SigK: protein MIPGFLAGIGSSLADGILVLISYIANNNIFPQPLDDEEEKKYLTRYLEGDEEAKEVLIEHNMRLVAHIVKKYNNSNVDKEDLISIGSIGLIKAIETYDPSKKVKLATYASRCIENEILMHFRQNKKTNREVKLHDPLSSDKEGNEMTLMDVYETDEEAVLEKVEMALAEERLYDKIEGLSEREQKVVKMRYGLNNVEELTQREIANKLGISRSYVSRIEKRALQKLNQLFCTNGG, encoded by the coding sequence ATGATACCTGGCTTTCTGGCTGGAATAGGAAGCAGCTTGGCCGATGGTATTTTAGTTTTGATTTCTTATATTGCCAATAATAATATCTTTCCTCAGCCGCTGGATGATGAAGAAGAAAAGAAATATTTAACACGTTATTTAGAAGGGGATGAAGAAGCAAAAGAGGTTTTGATTGAGCATAATATGCGTTTGGTAGCCCATATTGTAAAAAAGTATAATAACTCTAATGTAGATAAAGAAGACTTGATCTCTATCGGTTCTATTGGATTGATTAAGGCTATTGAAACTTATGATCCATCTAAAAAAGTCAAGTTAGCTACTTATGCTTCCCGCTGTATAGAGAATGAAATTCTGATGCATTTTAGACAGAATAAAAAGACTAATCGCGAAGTAAAACTTCATGATCCGCTTAGTTCAGATAAAGAAGGAAATGAAATGACTCTAATGGATGTTTATGAAACTGATGAGGAAGCAGTTTTAGAGAAAGTAGAGATGGCTTTAGCAGAAGAAAGATTATATGATAAGATTGAAGGCTTAAGTGAGCGCGAACAGAAAGTAGTAAAGATGAGATATGGTTTAAATAATGTTGAAGAGCTTACACAGCGGGAGATAGCCAATAAATTAGGAATTTCACGGTCTTATGTTTCTCGAATTGAAAAGAGAGCGCTCCAAAAGTTGAATCAATTATTCTGTACTAATGGAGGTTAA
- a CDS encoding DUF5320 domain-containing protein, whose translation MPRGDGTGPRGEGSQTGRNAGYCSGFDQPGYANDEVPRQRLAHRRGKRGGRNRRR comes from the coding sequence ATGCCTAGAGGAGATGGAACTGGACCTAGAGGAGAAGGATCTCAAACTGGACGTAATGCTGGTTATTGTTCGGGATTTGATCAGCCTGGATATGCTAATGATGAAGTGCCGCGTCAGAGATTAGCGCACAGAAGAGGTAAAAGAGGCGGACGGAACCGCCGTAGATAA
- a CDS encoding LysM peptidoglycan-binding domain-containing protein has protein sequence MDGIFLAREIRNRERELNSLYKRLDQQVTDGNLQNLVNQLRQHQSQQLSQLDELIKGLEGPRPFPPTVRLARHVVQQGETLSQIASQYNTTVANLLRVNPDIDDPDMIQAGKTIRLPIILPPSPECYFEYEVKRGDTLFKLTQQFNTTVNELVYYNSIKDPDLIYPGQILIIPCPEDETSDDDKEISEELTFNTLDRSNANNYSGSIEEKLFAASTRAQLRRALNNFNIRVPTRVNFNTDIVIGAIEYDIENLYLEDRRIRVVVDRKARGYHLVTVPRDQFREQGSYRVYFVTRDNRTLDRDRVNI, from the coding sequence ATGGACGGTATCTTTTTAGCTCGTGAGATTCGTAATCGCGAAAGAGAATTAAATAGTTTATATAAGCGGTTAGACCAGCAGGTAACAGATGGTAACTTGCAGAATTTAGTTAACCAATTAAGACAGCACCAGAGCCAACAGTTAAGTCAGCTTGATGAGTTAATTAAAGGCTTGGAAGGACCGAGACCATTTCCACCAACCGTTAGGTTGGCCCGCCATGTAGTCCAGCAAGGGGAGACATTATCCCAGATTGCTAGTCAGTATAATACTACAGTTGCTAATTTACTGCGGGTAAATCCTGATATTGATGATCCAGATATGATTCAAGCTGGAAAGACAATCAGGCTGCCCATTATTCTACCGCCGTCACCTGAATGTTATTTTGAGTATGAAGTTAAAAGAGGTGATACTTTATTTAAACTGACACAGCAATTCAATACAACAGTTAATGAATTAGTTTACTATAACAGTATTAAAGATCCTGATTTGATATATCCAGGACAGATATTGATTATACCATGTCCAGAAGATGAAACTTCAGATGATGATAAAGAAATATCTGAAGAGTTAACCTTTAATACGCTAGACAGAAGTAATGCCAACAATTATAGTGGTTCAATTGAAGAAAAGTTATTTGCTGCTTCTACTAGAGCTCAGTTGAGAAGGGCATTGAATAATTTCAATATTAGAGTACCGACTAGAGTTAATTTTAATACTGATATAGTTATTGGCGCAATAGAATATGATATTGAAAATCTGTATTTAGAGGATAGAAGGATTAGAGTAGTAGTAGATCGCAAAGCTAGAGGTTATCATTTAGTAACAGTACCAAGAGATCAATTTAGGGAACAGGGATCTTATAGAGTATATTTTGTTACTCGCGATAATAGAACATTGGATAGAGATAGAGTGAATATTTAA
- the tnpA gene encoding IS200/IS605 family transposase, which produces MSNQNNLIHARTCVYNVGYHIVFTVKCRKKVLTGKVATRLKEVLHQVAQDKEFIIETMELMPDYVDLFVTAHPKIAPSYIVKMSKGISGRLLLKEFPKLKEELYKGHLWNKSYYLETVGSISKDTVKQYIENQKSK; this is translated from the coding sequence TTGAGTAACCAAAATAATCTAATTCATGCTAGAACATGTGTTTATAATGTTGGCTATCACATTGTATTTACAGTTAAATGTCGAAAGAAAGTATTAACTGGTAAAGTAGCTACTAGATTAAAAGAAGTATTACATCAAGTTGCTCAGGATAAAGAGTTTATTATTGAAACTATGGAGTTAATGCCTGACTATGTAGATTTATTTGTAACTGCTCACCCTAAAATAGCTCCTAGTTATATTGTTAAAATGAGTAAAGGTATTAGCGGTAGATTATTATTAAAAGAATTTCCTAAATTAAAAGAGGAGTTATATAAAGGACATTTATGGAATAAATCTTATTATCTAGAAACTGTAGGTAGTATTTCTAAGGATACTGTTAAGCAATATATTGAAAATCAAAAATCTAAATAA
- a CDS encoding YqeG family HAD IIIA-type phosphatase, whose product MELKDAIIDLCRPDFYYKSIYDINLQQLKELGINGLICDLDNTLLAWNHHQVEPQIKEWIAHIKELGISVCILSNSLQVRVDKISNILQLPAVSQALKPRKRAFKTAINKLNVNSNRIAVIGDQLFTDVFGGNRLDLLTILVDPIADKEFVTTKLIRLLEKNFKKELELIQKE is encoded by the coding sequence ATGGAATTGAAAGATGCAATTATAGATTTATGTCGTCCTGATTTTTATTATAAGAGCATCTATGATATCAATCTACAGCAGCTTAAAGAATTAGGAATCAATGGTTTGATCTGTGATCTTGATAATACTCTTTTAGCCTGGAATCATCATCAGGTAGAACCGCAAATTAAAGAATGGATAGCCCACATAAAAGAATTAGGAATTTCTGTCTGTATTCTGTCTAATAGTTTACAGGTTAGGGTAGATAAAATTTCTAATATATTACAGTTGCCGGCTGTTTCTCAGGCTTTAAAACCGCGCAAGCGGGCATTTAAGACGGCAATTAATAAATTAAATGTTAATTCAAACCGTATAGCTGTAATTGGAGACCAGTTATTTACTGATGTTTTTGGAGGAAATAGGTTAGATTTGTTAACAATTTTAGTAGATCCGATTGCTGATAAAGAATTTGTTACTACTAAATTAATTAGACTATTAGAAAAAAATTTTAAGAAAGAGTTAGAATTAATCCAAAAGGAGTGA
- a CDS encoding cell wall hydrolase gives MKKVSKYHTILLILVFIFFISIFIDKPVAQASSSYNFEFGARDLKYGDEGVDVVFLQVQLKVLGFYEGEIDGLFGRGTLEAVEKFQNKNDLKVNGIVDKNVYKYLELGNYAEQNEFVQHKIMTLARAINGEARGESFRGQVGVGAVILNRVRNDEFANSIKEVIYEDGQFTSVVDGQVNLPPTELSIKAAKAALIGYDPTGNARFFYNPKIATKLEWISSRPKIVKIDNHIFAD, from the coding sequence ATGAAGAAAGTATCTAAATATCATACTATATTACTAATTTTAGTTTTTATTTTCTTTATTTCGATTTTTATAGATAAACCAGTAGCTCAGGCAAGCAGTAGTTATAATTTTGAGTTTGGAGCTAGAGATTTAAAGTATGGTGATGAAGGTGTTGATGTAGTTTTTCTTCAAGTTCAGTTGAAGGTATTAGGATTTTATGAAGGAGAAATAGATGGCTTGTTTGGAAGAGGAACTTTAGAAGCTGTAGAAAAGTTTCAGAATAAAAATGATTTAAAAGTTAATGGCATTGTCGATAAAAATGTTTATAAATATCTGGAACTTGGTAATTATGCCGAACAGAATGAATTTGTTCAGCATAAGATTATGACTTTAGCTAGAGCTATTAATGGTGAAGCTAGAGGAGAGTCATTCCGCGGTCAGGTTGGTGTTGGAGCAGTAATTTTAAATCGAGTTAGAAATGATGAGTTTGCTAATAGTATTAAAGAAGTGATTTATGAGGATGGACAATTCACTTCAGTAGTTGATGGCCAGGTTAATTTACCCCCTACGGAATTATCTATTAAAGCAGCCAAAGCGGCATTAATAGGCTACGATCCAACAGGTAATGCTCGATTCTTTTATAATCCCAAAATTGCTACCAAATTAGAATGGATTTCCTCTCGGCCAAAGATAGTTAAGATTGATAATCATATATTTGCAGATTAA
- a CDS encoding NusG domain II-containing protein: protein MFQKLRGILTTYDKILIISILLFTIVGIGWSVFNLAEDNQSAKYVVIEHKNQVLNKFRLTSDFQKRITIDLDHGTAEIMVENGEVRMMEMPREICPLGICSDTGWVSNVGETIVCIPNQIVIAVEAQDSEDKIDGISY, encoded by the coding sequence ATGTTCCAGAAATTAAGAGGCATTTTGACAACTTATGATAAAATATTAATTATATCTATTTTATTGTTTACGATTGTAGGTATTGGTTGGTCAGTGTTTAATTTAGCTGAAGATAATCAAAGTGCTAAGTATGTAGTAATTGAGCATAAAAATCAGGTGTTAAATAAATTTAGGTTAACTTCTGATTTCCAAAAAAGAATTACAATTGATTTAGACCATGGAACAGCAGAGATTATGGTCGAGAATGGAGAAGTGAGAATGATGGAGATGCCAAGAGAGATCTGTCCACTAGGAATCTGTTCTGATACAGGATGGGTTAGTAATGTAGGGGAGACAATTGTCTGTATTCCTAACCAAATAGTAATTGCTGTTGAGGCCCAAGATTCTGAAGATAAAATAGATGGTATCTCGTACTAA